One window from the genome of Oceanispirochaeta sp. encodes:
- the iolE gene encoding myo-inosose-2 dehydratase yields MKKENVKLAMAPIGWTNDDMPDLGAENSFEQCVSEMALAGYTGSEVGNKYPKDPVVLKEYLDIRGLQICNQWFSSFLASQPYKQVEKDFRAQLGFLKAMGADVIGPSEQTSSCQGDLHTSVFTGKAVFSTEEFRALTEGMNKLGHIAREEGMTLAFHHHMGTAVQTIEETERFLNDTDPDKVTLLFDSGHFAFSGEDPVAALEKFISRVGHVHLKDMRTNVFNEVKTKDSSFMDAVREGVFTVPGDGSIDFPSLFTILDKNNYKGWMVVEAEQDPAKANAFTYAKMARDYIRINAGI; encoded by the coding sequence ATGAAAAAAGAAAATGTAAAACTGGCCATGGCTCCCATTGGCTGGACCAACGACGATATGCCTGATCTGGGAGCAGAAAACAGCTTTGAACAGTGTGTCAGCGAAATGGCTCTGGCCGGTTATACAGGATCGGAAGTCGGGAATAAATATCCCAAAGATCCGGTTGTCCTCAAAGAATACCTGGATATCAGAGGACTTCAAATCTGTAACCAGTGGTTCAGTTCCTTCCTGGCCTCCCAGCCGTATAAACAGGTAGAGAAGGATTTCAGGGCTCAGCTCGGCTTTCTCAAAGCCATGGGTGCAGATGTGATCGGGCCTTCCGAACAGACCAGTTCCTGTCAGGGAGATCTCCATACTTCTGTATTCACCGGAAAGGCTGTATTTTCAACTGAAGAATTCAGAGCTCTGACAGAAGGCATGAATAAGCTGGGGCATATTGCCCGGGAAGAAGGCATGACTCTGGCTTTTCATCATCATATGGGCACCGCTGTGCAGACCATTGAAGAAACAGAACGTTTTCTTAATGATACCGATCCGGACAAAGTGACCCTGCTTTTTGATTCCGGTCATTTTGCATTTTCCGGTGAAGATCCCGTGGCAGCCCTCGAAAAATTCATCAGCAGGGTGGGGCATGTGCACCTCAAAGATATGAGAACGAATGTTTTTAATGAAGTCAAAACAAAGGATTCTTCTTTTATGGATGCTGTAAGAGAGGGTGTCTTTACCGTTCCCGGTGACGGAAGTATTGATTTCCCTTCTCTCTTTACCATTCTGGATAAGAATAACTATAAGGGCTGGATGGTGGTAGAAGCCGAACAGGATCCTGCCAAAGCCAATGCTTTTACTTACGCTAAAATGGCCAGAGACTATATCAGAATAAACGCAGGCATCTGA
- the iolG gene encoding inositol 2-dehydrogenase: MKKKTVIGIIGAGRIGRVHAEGICNQIPGAHVKSMADPFMNDETAQWAESLGVEFTTKDYKEILDDSEIDAVLICTPTDTHARITREAAKAGKHIFCEKPIDLDVESIKETLRVVEEAGVKFQIGFNRRFDHNFRAVKDAVSAGKIGDPHMIKIISRDPSPPPVEYIKSSGGIFVDMTIHDFDMARYLSGSEVVEVYVQGAVLVDPEIGKAGDIDTALITLKFANGAIGSIDNSRKAVYGYDQRAEVFGSKGSIASGNDTLSTVVLSTEDGIISEKPLFFFLERYLASFVQELREFVQAIVDDTDTPLGGLDALRPVQIAIAAGESLKTGQAVKLSY, from the coding sequence ATGAAAAAAAAGACTGTAATCGGGATCATTGGTGCCGGAAGAATCGGCCGCGTTCATGCTGAAGGAATCTGTAATCAAATTCCTGGAGCCCATGTTAAATCAATGGCGGATCCTTTTATGAACGACGAAACGGCACAATGGGCTGAATCCCTGGGTGTCGAGTTTACCACAAAGGACTACAAAGAAATCCTGGATGATTCTGAAATTGATGCTGTTCTGATCTGTACCCCCACAGATACCCATGCCCGTATTACCAGAGAAGCAGCAAAGGCGGGAAAACACATCTTCTGTGAAAAGCCCATAGACCTGGATGTGGAGAGCATTAAAGAAACCCTCAGGGTTGTGGAGGAGGCGGGAGTCAAATTCCAGATCGGCTTCAACAGACGCTTTGATCATAACTTCAGAGCCGTTAAGGATGCCGTTTCTGCCGGGAAAATCGGTGATCCCCATATGATCAAGATCATCAGCCGTGACCCATCTCCACCCCCCGTCGAATACATTAAGAGTTCCGGCGGAATCTTTGTGGACATGACAATTCATGACTTTGATATGGCCCGCTATCTCAGCGGCAGTGAAGTCGTTGAGGTCTATGTACAGGGAGCTGTTCTGGTTGACCCGGAAATCGGCAAAGCCGGAGACATCGATACGGCATTGATTACTCTCAAGTTTGCCAACGGTGCTATCGGCAGTATCGATAACTCCCGGAAAGCTGTTTATGGTTATGATCAGAGAGCCGAAGTCTTTGGAAGCAAAGGTTCTATCGCCTCAGGAAACGATACCCTCTCTACCGTGGTACTCAGTACCGAGGATGGGATCATCTCAGAAAAACCTCTTTTCTTCTTTCTGGAACGCTATTTGGCATCCTTTGTTCAGGAGCTCAGGGAATTCGTGCAGGCCATTGTGGATGATACAGACACCCCTCTTGGTGGTTTGGATGCATTGAGACCCGTACAGATTGCCATCGCTGCGGGTGAGTCTCTCAAAACCGGTCAGGCCGTGAAGCTTTCATACTAA
- a CDS encoding FadR/GntR family transcriptional regulator yields MAKIRQKTVVEQVMEQIKELIASGTYQPGDKLPTEHELAERFGIGRSSVREAIKIFNYLGVLTSKAAKGTFLSDRANISAEALSWSILLGKDEQQELIETRGAIELWSIITLIRLQQKDEEKVNRVLEDLLKEVDKMKDGIESKKPEKLVEADYNFHNIIVKSTGNSLFYSIYKTLKSFMYEEIVQSQNDYSDQNMIVSEHQSIIDTIQSGQINSSVETFSSHIDNIESRLKIK; encoded by the coding sequence ATGGCAAAAATTCGTCAAAAAACCGTTGTTGAGCAAGTGATGGAGCAAATCAAGGAACTCATTGCCTCCGGCACGTATCAGCCGGGAGATAAACTGCCGACAGAACATGAACTGGCAGAACGCTTTGGTATCGGCCGCTCCTCTGTGAGGGAAGCCATTAAAATTTTTAACTACCTGGGTGTTTTGACTTCAAAGGCAGCAAAAGGGACCTTCCTTTCAGACAGAGCCAATATCTCCGCGGAAGCCCTCTCCTGGTCCATACTGTTAGGCAAGGATGAACAGCAGGAGCTGATCGAGACACGGGGTGCCATCGAGCTGTGGAGTATCATCACTCTTATACGGCTGCAACAGAAAGACGAGGAGAAGGTGAACCGGGTTCTGGAAGATCTGCTGAAAGAAGTGGACAAGATGAAGGATGGAATTGAGTCTAAAAAACCTGAAAAACTGGTTGAAGCAGATTATAACTTTCATAACATTATAGTAAAAAGCACAGGAAACTCACTCTTCTATTCGATTTACAAAACATTGAAATCTTTTATGTATGAGGAGATCGTCCAGTCCCAGAATGACTACAGCGATCAGAATATGATCGTGTCGGAACATCAAAGCATCATCGATACAATCCAGTCGGGACAGATCAACAGTTCGGTGGAAACATTCAGTTCCCACATTGATAATATTGAGAGCCGCCTGAAGATTAAGTAG
- a CDS encoding transporter substrate-binding domain-containing protein, protein MNTSSAFGEFETGTSLLTEAERVWIKAHPVIRLAPDPEFQPVEFFDKDGNYAGIGADYAELIAEKLGISFEIVECKNWDDVIDKMKRREVDVLNAVVKSSAREVYMDFPPPYLTIPSVIIVRKNVTEELTLEKLKGLHVIMVSGYGYVDLIRIKYPEIKIELVPDLKSALRKVSFSMADAFVGDLATASFYIESEGITNLKVAGETEPPNVSGFGVRSDWPELSSILEKGVTLLSENERKNIRQKWIHLETAEGVTKRELQSLILITIAGIFLIVLVFTFWNLMLNRVVKLRTKDLLKEVEDRKRAELALKESERNFRALADTSPLAIYMSEGVEQKCVYINSTFTNLFGYTIDDVPTADHWYPLAYPDAEYRRGLVDEWQKRIELAIKTGSDIEPMEAVVKCKDGSKKHISWGFITMGEQNWACGLDLTERLQAEEKRAALESQLSQSQKMEAIGTLAGGVAHDFNNILAAMLGYADLALLDLPKESIVKNQIEQIIKAGYRARDLVKQILSFSRKEFSQRRSLDVYTVVKEALILLRASIPSTIRIEEDLDSQCGNILADPTQIHQVMMNLCTNAAQAMDENGGTLKVTLNSILLTKRDVEDDPYLKPGNFVLLIIEDSGTGIEKQYIDRIFDPYFTTKDIGKGSGMGLAVVAGIIKSNDAFISVDTRPGTGTTIKVYFPRIQTQNFENIKIPDPLPLGQEKILIVDDEKSVVEITKQCVEKLGYEATGKTSSREALELFQSRPNSFDLIITDQTMPDLTGENLAIEIMKIRPDIPVILCTGFSTKMNQEKAKMIGIRGFLMKPFNMKELSITIRKILDQGPSPTDRGE, encoded by the coding sequence TTGAATACCTCATCTGCCTTTGGGGAGTTTGAAACGGGCACATCCTTATTGACAGAGGCTGAAAGGGTCTGGATTAAAGCCCACCCTGTCATTCGCCTGGCACCGGATCCTGAGTTCCAGCCGGTTGAGTTTTTTGACAAAGACGGGAATTATGCCGGAATCGGTGCTGACTATGCAGAACTGATAGCTGAAAAATTGGGTATCAGTTTTGAAATTGTAGAATGTAAAAACTGGGACGATGTCATCGACAAGATGAAACGCCGCGAAGTGGATGTGCTGAATGCCGTTGTCAAATCTTCTGCCAGAGAAGTGTATATGGATTTCCCCCCACCTTATTTGACAATCCCTTCGGTCATTATTGTCAGAAAAAATGTGACTGAAGAATTAACTCTGGAAAAACTAAAGGGACTGCATGTGATTATGGTCTCCGGTTACGGTTATGTAGATTTGATCCGGATTAAATACCCGGAGATTAAAATTGAATTAGTCCCCGACTTAAAATCCGCTCTGAGGAAAGTTTCATTTTCCATGGCCGATGCCTTTGTGGGAGATCTGGCAACAGCCAGCTTCTACATTGAATCAGAAGGAATCACAAATTTAAAAGTGGCTGGAGAGACGGAACCTCCCAATGTTTCGGGTTTCGGAGTACGCTCCGATTGGCCCGAACTCAGCAGTATTCTGGAAAAAGGTGTAACCCTGCTGTCGGAGAATGAGAGAAAAAATATTCGTCAAAAATGGATACACCTGGAGACAGCTGAGGGAGTAACAAAAAGGGAACTCCAGAGCCTGATACTCATAACCATAGCAGGAATATTTCTGATCGTATTGGTATTTACATTCTGGAATCTCATGCTGAACCGAGTCGTGAAACTCCGTACAAAAGATCTCCTGAAAGAGGTTGAAGATCGGAAACGGGCGGAACTGGCACTCAAAGAAAGTGAACGGAATTTCCGGGCCCTTGCGGACACATCTCCTCTGGCCATCTACATGTCGGAGGGGGTCGAGCAAAAATGTGTCTATATCAATTCTACATTCACAAATTTATTCGGCTATACCATTGATGATGTACCGACAGCTGATCATTGGTATCCTCTGGCCTATCCTGACGCGGAATATCGCCGGGGTTTGGTTGATGAATGGCAAAAAAGAATAGAACTGGCCATTAAAACAGGATCAGATATAGAACCGATGGAGGCTGTTGTAAAATGCAAAGACGGTTCGAAAAAACATATTTCCTGGGGATTTATTACAATGGGAGAGCAGAACTGGGCATGCGGTCTTGATTTAACCGAGCGCTTACAGGCGGAAGAAAAAAGAGCGGCTCTTGAATCTCAGCTCAGTCAATCTCAGAAAATGGAAGCAATCGGGACTCTGGCGGGAGGAGTCGCCCATGACTTCAATAATATCCTGGCAGCCATGCTCGGTTATGCTGATCTGGCCCTGCTGGATCTCCCCAAAGAGAGTATTGTTAAAAATCAGATTGAGCAGATTATTAAAGCCGGATATCGGGCCAGGGATCTTGTAAAACAAATTCTATCTTTCAGCCGTAAAGAGTTCAGCCAGCGCAGATCGCTTGATGTTTATACAGTTGTTAAAGAAGCTCTTATACTCCTCCGGGCATCAATCCCTTCAACCATAAGGATAGAGGAAGATCTCGATTCCCAATGTGGCAATATACTTGCCGATCCGACTCAGATTCATCAAGTTATGATGAATCTCTGTACCAATGCCGCCCAGGCAATGGATGAAAACGGAGGGACCTTAAAAGTAACGCTGAACTCAATTCTACTGACCAAAAGGGACGTGGAAGATGATCCTTACCTCAAACCGGGTAATTTTGTTCTGCTTATAATCGAGGATTCCGGTACGGGCATCGAAAAACAATATATTGACAGGATTTTTGATCCCTATTTCACAACCAAAGATATTGGAAAAGGTTCAGGCATGGGATTGGCAGTTGTCGCGGGAATCATAAAAAGCAATGATGCCTTCATAAGCGTTGACACCAGGCCCGGGACCGGAACGACAATAAAAGTGTATTTCCCCAGGATACAGACACAAAATTTTGAAAATATAAAAATTCCAGATCCCCTGCCTTTAGGCCAGGAAAAAATTCTCATTGTAGATGATGAAAAGAGTGTTGTAGAGATTACAAAGCAATGTGTGGAAAAGCTTGGGTATGAGGCAACAGGAAAAACAAGCAGCCGAGAGGCTCTTGAATTATTTCAATCCCGTCCGAATTCGTTTGATCTTATTATTACGGATCAAACCATGCCAGATTTGACAGGAGAGAATCTGGCGATAGAGATCATGAAGATCAGACCTGATATACCGGTCATACTCTGCACAGGGTTCAGCACTAAAATGAATCAAGAGAAAGCGAAAATGATCGGAATCAGAGGATTCCTGATGAAACCCTTTAATATGAAAGAACTGTCTATAACGATCAGGAAGATCCTGGATCAAGGTCCATCCCCCACGGATAGGGGAGAATAA
- a CDS encoding MBL fold metallo-hydrolase — protein sequence MMNNENTMTITLLCENQVGHKGARVCRGEWGFSALLESKDHKILFDTGHSDLYWKNAEALKLDLQSVDIVVFSHYHWDHTDGIVHHHFLNKKSLLIHPDLQEKLSERTKKTVLDDFNIIPSRKTYKITEDIIFLGEIPRKMSFEKGTYKDDPMKDDTALAIKTSRGVVVLTGCSHSGICNICEYAKEVTHSPLHSVIGGFHLMSDDRETVKQTISYFKKEAPQSLYPMHCVDFPVLAAFHKEFGVIKAATGDQICF from the coding sequence ATGATGAACAATGAAAATACGATGACCATCACTCTTCTCTGTGAAAACCAGGTGGGTCATAAGGGCGCCAGAGTCTGCCGGGGAGAATGGGGATTTTCTGCTCTTTTAGAATCAAAAGACCATAAGATACTCTTTGATACAGGGCATAGTGACCTGTACTGGAAGAATGCCGAAGCCCTCAAGCTTGATTTACAGAGTGTCGATATAGTCGTTTTTTCCCACTACCACTGGGATCATACCGACGGTATCGTTCATCACCATTTTCTCAATAAGAAATCTCTTCTGATCCACCCGGACCTTCAGGAAAAATTATCGGAGAGAACAAAAAAGACGGTTCTTGATGATTTTAATATTATTCCTTCCCGCAAGACCTATAAAATTACAGAAGATATTATTTTTCTGGGTGAAATACCGAGGAAGATGAGTTTTGAAAAGGGTACGTATAAGGATGATCCCATGAAAGACGATACGGCCCTGGCCATTAAAACATCCAGGGGAGTCGTCGTTCTCACCGGATGCTCTCATTCAGGGATCTGCAATATTTGTGAATATGCTAAAGAAGTCACCCATAGCCCGCTGCATTCTGTGATCGGGGGATTTCATCTGATGAGTGATGACCGGGAGACAGTAAAGCAGACCATTTCCTACTTCAAGAAGGAAGCTCCCCAATCACTCTACCCCATGCATTGTGTCGATTTTCCTGTACTGGCTGCATTTCATAAAGAATTTGGAGTGATTAAAGCAGCAACAGGCGATCAGATCTGCTTTTAA